The following coding sequences are from one Alosa alosa isolate M-15738 ecotype Scorff River chromosome 3, AALO_Geno_1.1, whole genome shotgun sequence window:
- the LOC125291643 gene encoding protein FAM237A-like: MDNFFFIIRLAVALLVGCACTAPLQAQRPGQIDPLTLNRVDPQCWDSSAVLVLEMRTPRIADNVPAFWELMVFLKSSDKQKHGDLFWDLAQIFWDIYVDCVLSRTHGLGRRQLPRPQQHITTLRSLFTDQSVVQDTRANYSKFQRFSQGWLRIKIQGIQPDRSSSNLDYMKTSRL, from the exons ATGGACAATTTCTTCTTCATTATTCGACTGGCCGTGGCTCTATTGGTTGGCTGCGCCTGCACAGCGCCTCTGCAAGCCCAGAGACCGGGCCAGATCGACCCTTTAACCCTGAACCGGGTCGATCCTCAGTGCTGGGACTCGTCCGCTGTCCTGGTCTTAGAAATGCGCACTCCGAGGATCGCAGATAACGTTCCAGCCTTTTGGGAACTCATGGTCTTCTTGAAATCCTCTGATAAACAAAAACACGGTGATTTATTCTGGGACCTCGCACAGATATTCTGGGACATTTACGTGGATTGTGTTTTATCCAGAACCCATGGACTTGGTCGTCGCCAGTTGCCCCGGCCCCAACAGCACATCACTACACTGCGCTCGCTGTTTACTGACC AGTCCGTCGTCCAAGATACACGAGCTAACTACTCTAAATTCCAGAGGTTCAGTCAAGGCTGGCTCAGGATCAAAATACAGGGGATTCAACCTGACCGTTCATCTAGCAATCTCGACTATATGAAGACATCCCGGTTATAG